DNA from Dietzia lutea:
GAATACGCGGGCGTTTGCGAGCCGTAGCCACCCTGTCCGTAGGCGCCCTGGCCGTACCCCTGCTGTCCGTAGGCCTCGTGGCCGTAGCCACCGGTCCCGTAGGATCCTTGCCCGGCCCCGGACTGGGCGCCGTATCCGGATTGTGCGGAGTAGTCCGTGTATCCGGACGAGGAGGTGTTGTCGGCGTTGTCGCCCTGCGGCGGGTAAGTCATGAGCAGTCCTGTTCGCTGGCCGGTCTTCCGCCGCCCACACTACGGTTTCCGTCGGACATCCTCCCCGCCGTGGCGGGGCCGGTCGGCCGTGGTGCGGGCGCCGTGACGCGGCGTGTCAGGTGGCGGCGACGAGTAGCTGGTACTCGGGGAAGCGCACGAGGAAGCGGCGCACGTAGCTGCACACCGGGCGGATCTTCAGCCCGTCGAGTCGCAGGCGGGTGAGGACCAGGCTCACCAGCAGTCGGGCGATGCCCTGCTGACCGAACCGCTCCTCGATCACGGTGTGCAGGAGGATGTAGACGTCGCCGTCCTTCTCGTACCCGACCAGTCCCATGAAGGTCTCGCCGTCCCACAGTTCGAAACGGTCTCTATCGGTGTTGTGGACGAGCTTGAGCGAGGTTCCGCCGGTCATCACGACTCCTTAGGGCCGACCGAGTATCGATTCCGACCCTACCCCTGGAGGGCGGCCCCGTTCAGCGCAACGCGAGAGCGAATACCGGCGGGCCGCAGCGGATCGGCGGAATCGCGGACGCCGGCGCGCGGCCCGTGTCGGCCCGCGTCGGGACTCAGGCGTCGCGGCGCACGGTCATCACCACTCCCGCGACCCACAGGATGACGCAGACGGCGGCGTACAGCGCGAACGCCGGCCACTCGCCCCACGTGATGTAACCGCGGGCCGACTCGCCCTGCGTCCAGAAGTCGCCGTTGGCGAACGGCATCCATCCCGCGATGTCCTGCCCCACCCTGGGAATGAGCGACACCATCCCCTCGAGCGCCAGGATCCACACGAGGA
Protein-coding regions in this window:
- a CDS encoding GNAT family N-acetyltransferase, translating into MTGGTSLKLVHNTDRDRFELWDGETFMGLVGYEKDGDVYILLHTVIEERFGQQGIARLLVSLVLTRLRLDGLKIRPVCSYVRRFLVRFPEYQLLVAAT